A portion of the Stigmatella aurantiaca DW4/3-1 genome contains these proteins:
- a CDS encoding type II secretion system protein GspG: MCWPRAAGSWPQQLPRDPWGHPYGDELRGEGPVVWSLGADGRPGGEGTDSDLFDAQQK, encoded by the coding sequence ATTTGCTGGCCGCGAGCTGCGGGCTCCTGGCCACAACAGCTTCCACGTGACCCTTGGGGCCATCCTTACGGGGATGAGCTGCGCGGCGAGGGCCCGGTGGTGTGGAGCCTGGGGGCCGATGGCCGCCCAGGCGGAGAGGGCACGGACTCGGATCTCTTTGACGCACAGCAGAAGTAA
- a CDS encoding di-heme oxidoredictase family protein: MLRTYALCFFASGLLACSDVPFPQSPEDAEFDELGPRANTQTLASAIVTEGSSRPRRRHENDQDFSKYNPFYWEGRQSTFKVEDFTPTGEKRIKFTLTTEWPQDYIPTRGPDFSAIYIGNPSAPSETDRSKFALNIRMTHVRDARVFEATLGPGEFAAFASQMQPGQILTFEFRFFMSESFSGWATQKAKNPHNISAYYSEFLRIRIGQGGLFIDDPLTPNGVPAAQRSAGGWTTTPTTRVEPWRALQQQANNMLPSNSQQFMTGRTWFHTDFVSGEHATDEADDKPTIFFDADRVSRSNHASSAYNVRSCSACHINNGTSLLPATNTPVHLTVARTFDTRNGAAHAVFGRQLQTQGAHSEGTLTVASYETRVERLNDGTEVVLKKPRFAVNSSLSQTNLGLSPRRPQAMIGLGLLAAVPEATLKQFAQQNGGTYRTLDGKMGRFGWKADQATLTHQIQAALNNDLGVLSSRFPTNDCGGRCTAGKGPLSAQAIADMEAYLSLLGVPPRMYPTSASGTKGPEVVKGEAVFDRLGCQRCHVKSMVTGTAPFPELAQQTIQPFTDLLLHDMGTGLSDGSPDGFGQKWRTPALWGMKNVKHATDSRVREFPPGNINLLWQNAHAAADQNRIQFLHDGRAESLAEAILWHGGEAQSAVNLYKGLSLADRKALEAYLWDL; encoded by the coding sequence TTGCTTCGGACGTATGCCTTGTGCTTCTTCGCGTCGGGCCTTCTGGCCTGTTCGGACGTCCCGTTCCCACAAAGTCCCGAGGACGCGGAGTTTGATGAGCTGGGGCCGCGCGCGAATACCCAAACGCTCGCCTCCGCCATCGTCACGGAGGGGTCGAGCCGCCCCCGCCGCCGCCACGAAAACGACCAGGACTTCTCCAAGTACAATCCCTTCTACTGGGAAGGCCGCCAGTCCACCTTCAAGGTGGAGGACTTCACGCCCACCGGCGAGAAGCGCATCAAGTTCACCCTCACCACCGAGTGGCCGCAGGACTACATCCCCACCCGCGGCCCCGACTTCTCCGCCATCTACATCGGCAACCCCAGCGCGCCCTCCGAGACGGACCGCAGCAAGTTCGCGCTCAACATCCGCATGACCCATGTGCGGGATGCCCGCGTCTTCGAGGCCACCCTGGGCCCCGGCGAGTTCGCGGCGTTCGCCAGCCAGATGCAACCGGGGCAGATCCTCACCTTCGAGTTCCGCTTCTTCATGAGCGAGAGCTTCAGCGGGTGGGCAACGCAAAAGGCCAAGAACCCGCACAACATCTCGGCCTACTACTCGGAATTCCTCCGGATCCGCATCGGCCAGGGGGGCCTCTTCATCGATGACCCGCTCACGCCCAACGGAGTTCCCGCGGCCCAGCGTTCCGCCGGTGGCTGGACGACGACGCCCACCACCCGCGTGGAGCCCTGGCGGGCGCTCCAGCAACAAGCGAACAACATGCTGCCCTCGAACTCGCAACAGTTCATGACGGGCCGCACCTGGTTCCACACCGATTTTGTCTCGGGCGAGCACGCGACCGACGAGGCGGATGACAAGCCCACCATCTTCTTCGATGCGGACCGCGTGAGCCGCAGCAACCACGCGTCGAGCGCCTACAACGTCCGGAGCTGCAGCGCCTGCCACATCAACAACGGCACGAGCCTGCTTCCCGCCACCAATACGCCCGTCCACCTCACCGTCGCCCGGACCTTCGACACCCGTAACGGCGCTGCTCACGCAGTCTTTGGCAGGCAGCTCCAGACCCAGGGCGCCCACTCCGAGGGCACCCTCACCGTCGCCTCGTATGAGACCCGCGTGGAGCGCCTGAACGACGGGACCGAGGTGGTGCTGAAGAAGCCGCGCTTCGCCGTGAACTCCTCCCTCTCCCAGACCAACCTGGGCCTTTCCCCTCGCCGTCCCCAGGCGATGATCGGGCTCGGCCTGCTCGCAGCCGTTCCCGAGGCGACCCTCAAGCAGTTCGCGCAGCAGAACGGCGGCACCTACCGGACCCTCGACGGGAAGATGGGCCGCTTCGGCTGGAAGGCCGATCAGGCGACCCTCACCCACCAGATCCAGGCCGCGCTCAACAATGACCTGGGCGTTCTCAGCTCGCGCTTCCCGACGAACGACTGCGGCGGGCGCTGCACGGCCGGCAAGGGCCCGCTGTCCGCTCAGGCCATCGCGGACATGGAAGCGTACCTCTCGCTGCTCGGCGTTCCTCCGCGCATGTACCCCACGAGCGCGTCCGGAACGAAGGGCCCGGAGGTGGTCAAGGGCGAGGCCGTGTTCGACCGGCTCGGCTGTCAGCGCTGCCACGTGAAGAGCATGGTCACCGGAACCGCGCCGTTCCCCGAACTGGCGCAGCAGACCATCCAGCCGTTCACGGATCTGCTGCTGCATGACATGGGCACGGGGCTCTCGGATGGGTCGCCGGACGGCTTTGGCCAGAAGTGGCGGACCCCCGCGCTCTGGGGCATGAAGAACGTGAAGCACGCGACGGACTCGCGCGTCCGGGAGTTCCCGCCCGGCAACATCAACCTGCTCTGGCAGAACGCTCACGCCGCGGCGGATCAAAACCGCATCCAGTTCCTGCACGATGGGCGCGCCGAGAGCCTGGCCGAGGCCATCCTCTGGCACGGCGGGGAGGCGCAGTCCGCGGTGAACCTCTACAAGGGCCTGTCCCTGGCCGACCGCAAGGCGCTCGAAGCGTATCTCTGGGATCTCTGA
- a CDS encoding formate/nitrite transporter family protein, which produces MAYLVPAEFVKKMVDAGESKIFMATRDVLIRAYMAGAILALAAVFAVTVNVQTGYPIIGAILFPVGFCMLYLLGFDLLTGVFVLTPLALVDKRPGVTLGGVLKNWGLVFTGNFIGAFTVAVLMAIVFTYGFSTPPDKVGQVIAGIGEARTLGYASHGAAGMLTLFVRGMLCNWMVSTGVVGAMISTSVTGKVVAMWMPIMVFFAMVFEHSVVNMFLFPSALLMGGNFSIADYIVWNEIPTVLGNLVGGLSFTGLTLYATHVKTGPTRAL; this is translated from the coding sequence ATGGCGTATCTCGTGCCTGCAGAGTTCGTGAAGAAGATGGTGGACGCAGGGGAATCCAAGATCTTCATGGCCACCCGCGACGTGCTGATCCGCGCCTACATGGCCGGTGCGATCCTGGCGCTGGCGGCGGTGTTTGCCGTCACGGTCAACGTGCAGACCGGCTATCCCATCATCGGCGCGATCCTGTTCCCGGTGGGCTTTTGCATGCTCTACCTGCTCGGCTTCGACCTGCTGACCGGCGTGTTCGTGCTGACGCCGCTTGCGCTCGTCGACAAGCGTCCTGGCGTCACGCTCGGTGGCGTGCTGAAGAACTGGGGCCTGGTCTTCACCGGCAATTTCATCGGCGCATTCACGGTGGCCGTCCTGATGGCCATCGTCTTCACCTACGGCTTTTCCACCCCGCCCGACAAGGTGGGCCAGGTGATCGCAGGCATCGGCGAGGCCCGCACGCTGGGCTACGCAAGCCACGGCGCGGCCGGCATGCTCACGCTCTTCGTGCGCGGCATGCTGTGCAACTGGATGGTGTCGACCGGCGTCGTGGGCGCGATGATCTCCACCTCCGTCACGGGCAAGGTCGTGGCGATGTGGATGCCCATCATGGTCTTCTTCGCGATGGTTTTCGAGCATTCGGTGGTCAACATGTTTTTGTTCCCTTCGGCCTTGCTGATGGGCGGCAATTTCTCGATTGCCGACTACATCGTCTGGAATGAAATTCCGACGGTGCTGGGCAACCTCGTGGGCGGTTTGTCGTTCACCGGCCTCACGCTCTATGCCACGCACGTGAAGACCGGCCCGACACGCGCGCTGTGA
- a CDS encoding DUF5953 family protein, whose amino-acid sequence MTNHRTLILIVYAPALVGVDGRTLAVVHGIERALPGVRLAWELSKAGRPIALPQRDGWLAEASARGMLPLVCNGDESYPVTVKGWGTPARQSVGGQPQFEVHAELPLDAASIAAAADLLEGVADLLSRARRTERGGWIVRLTDTPLDLDNPSHLDALLRAYERFPEIGGRVPPR is encoded by the coding sequence ATGACCAACCACAGAACCCTGATCCTCATCGTCTACGCGCCTGCGCTTGTGGGCGTCGACGGTCGCACGCTCGCAGTCGTCCACGGAATCGAACGGGCACTTCCCGGTGTGCGCTTGGCGTGGGAGCTGTCAAAGGCGGGGCGGCCCATCGCGTTGCCGCAACGCGATGGATGGCTCGCTGAGGCGAGCGCGCGCGGGATGCTTCCGCTGGTGTGCAACGGCGACGAGAGTTACCCCGTGACGGTTAAAGGATGGGGAACACCTGCGCGCCAAAGCGTGGGCGGCCAGCCGCAATTTGAAGTCCATGCAGAGCTGCCGCTGGATGCGGCCAGCATCGCGGCGGCGGCGGATCTGCTGGAAGGCGTGGCGGACTTGCTCTCTCGGGCGCGACGCACCGAGAGGGGCGGGTGGATCGTTCGGCTTACAGATACGCCGCTCGATCTCGACAACCCCTCGCACCTGGATGCGCTCTTGCGCGCGTACGAGCGCTTCCCGGAGATTGGCGGGCGCGTACCTCCGCGCTGA